Proteins encoded by one window of Microcoleus sp. FACHB-831:
- a CDS encoding DUF4351 domain-containing protein — translation MQQSVFYQRIIEKREQRGRKQGEVAMLLRLLTRRVGAIAPDIENQIQQLSIPQLEDLGEALLDFSSVNDLTSWLENHQS, via the coding sequence ATGCAGCAATCTGTTTTCTATCAAAGGATCATCGAAAAGAGAGAGCAACGAGGACGCAAACAAGGAGAGGTGGCGATGCTTCTGCGGTTACTTACGCGGCGAGTGGGCGCGATCGCTCCCGATATAGAAAATCAAATTCAGCAGTTATCCATACCTCAACTGGAAGATTTAGGAGAAGCACTTTTAGACTTCTCTTCTGTAAATGATTTAACTAGCTGGTTGGAGAATCACCAGTCATAG
- a CDS encoding alpha-amylase family glycosyl hydrolase, translating into MPADLLNRKKTHFVLWRPGRTDINPALYIGYFQSPESPSFTNFREIPLKRSPQFPDLWEISAGECDLREKQVYFYWFKVGNTEPYDSASAKQVLYCTDPIAWTIDRRFPAPVPSEPGGIASFDPASVVLYQNGQLIPCDADGQTVDSQGDSSLEKLPPNNKLVIYELPTRWTRIRSTGAIAQGNGTFRDVLSLIVPDKIAPNFPTVAALNNRSHLIELGVTALELLPLADSVDNLNWGYGTSNYFAADFELGRRDGENATTASTASTDLANLIKVCHQNGLRFFVDVVMAFSRDNSYHNINFLDFYVKFGSGDPEQGPRDGFGGDLFKYNFWVEGYHPITGQKAWLVPAREYMKAYIAHWIEYYRVDGLRLDSVNNVGNYDFLQEFKDFARSLWEKRQGKGDKFLVVGEELSVPLALVSQNRLDGLWNEKFKQIVRQVILGRNSSDEPSFEWSVRKLIDCRNLGFSDGSQAVNYLTSHDIGGIGNERFFNWLVNNGIDRTEPRIKLAFVCLLTAVGIPMILAGDEFADQQDLDISDEHSSNKQVDPVNYSRMNDDWRQRIFNYVARLIRWRKESAALAMNDTKFIHVDFNEGKRVLVWQRGTGEQLVVVVANFSDYGTPGAPNPGAEYVVPNWPATPKDKQWYEVTQDRTVAQEWVGREAIFPWEAKVYALV; encoded by the coding sequence ATGCCTGCCGATTTATTGAACCGGAAAAAAACTCACTTTGTTTTGTGGCGTCCTGGGCGCACTGACATCAATCCCGCCCTCTACATTGGCTACTTCCAAAGCCCTGAGTCGCCATCATTTACAAACTTTCGGGAAATTCCTCTTAAGCGATCGCCCCAGTTTCCCGATCTGTGGGAGATATCAGCCGGGGAATGCGATCTCAGAGAAAAGCAGGTTTACTTCTACTGGTTTAAGGTTGGCAACACCGAACCCTACGACAGTGCAAGTGCTAAACAAGTCCTCTACTGCACCGATCCAATAGCGTGGACAATCGATCGGCGTTTCCCTGCGCCAGTGCCATCAGAACCGGGTGGAATTGCCAGCTTCGATCCGGCAAGTGTTGTACTTTATCAGAATGGACAGCTAATTCCCTGCGATGCGGATGGACAAACTGTAGATTCGCAAGGAGATAGTTCCCTAGAAAAGCTGCCGCCGAATAATAAGCTGGTAATCTATGAGTTACCAACGCGCTGGACAAGGATTCGCTCAACTGGAGCGATCGCGCAAGGAAACGGCACGTTTCGCGATGTATTATCGCTGATTGTTCCAGACAAAATTGCCCCTAATTTCCCCACAGTCGCTGCCCTCAATAACCGCTCTCATCTTATAGAATTAGGAGTCACCGCCCTAGAACTTTTGCCCTTAGCAGACAGCGTTGACAATCTCAACTGGGGCTATGGTACGTCTAATTATTTTGCCGCAGATTTCGAGCTGGGTCGCAGAGATGGCGAAAATGCAACGACGGCTTCGACGGCTTCGACAGATCTAGCCAATTTAATTAAAGTCTGTCACCAGAATGGCTTGCGCTTTTTTGTAGATGTTGTGATGGCTTTTTCTCGCGACAATTCTTACCACAACATCAATTTTCTGGATTTTTACGTCAAATTTGGTAGCGGCGATCCAGAACAAGGGCCGAGAGATGGTTTTGGGGGAGATTTATTTAAGTACAATTTTTGGGTTGAAGGCTATCACCCAATTACCGGACAAAAGGCATGGTTAGTTCCAGCACGGGAATACATGAAAGCCTACATTGCCCACTGGATAGAATATTATCGCGTCGATGGTTTGCGGCTAGATAGTGTCAACAACGTTGGTAACTACGACTTCTTGCAGGAGTTTAAAGATTTTGCGCGATCGCTGTGGGAAAAACGCCAAGGAAAGGGAGATAAATTCTTAGTTGTTGGCGAAGAATTAAGCGTACCTCTAGCATTAGTCTCTCAAAATCGTTTGGATGGACTTTGGAACGAAAAATTCAAGCAAATTGTCCGCCAAGTAATTCTAGGACGTAATTCCTCTGACGAACCTAGTTTTGAATGGAGCGTCCGCAAACTTATTGACTGCCGCAACTTAGGTTTTAGCGACGGTTCCCAAGCTGTAAACTACTTAACAAGCCACGATATTGGCGGCATTGGCAACGAACGTTTCTTCAACTGGCTTGTTAACAATGGAATCGATCGCACCGAACCGCGCATTAAGCTAGCATTTGTCTGTCTGCTCACGGCTGTCGGGATTCCCATGATATTAGCCGGAGATGAATTTGCCGACCAGCAAGATTTAGATATCAGCGACGAACATAGTAGTAATAAACAGGTCGATCCAGTTAACTACAGCCGCATGAATGATGATTGGCGACAACGCATATTTAACTATGTAGCGCGGCTAATTCGCTGGCGGAAGGAGTCAGCGGCTCTCGCCATGAATGATACCAAATTTATTCATGTTGATTTCAATGAAGGCAAGCGAGTCCTAGTTTGGCAGCGGGGTACCGGGGAACAGTTAGTAGTTGTAGTTGCTAATTTTTCCGACTACGGCACTCCCGGCGCACCTAATCCAGGCGCTGAATATGTTGTCCCAAATTGGCCCGCAACCCCAAAAGATAAACAATGGTACGAAGTAACCCAAGACCGAACTGTTGCCCAAGAATGGGTTGGCAGAGAGGCAATCTTTCCTTGGGAAGCTAAAGTTTACGCCCTAGTTTAG
- a CDS encoding DUF952 domain-containing protein — protein MSIILHITKRDRWEDAKSTNVYRGDTLESEGFIHCSTLEQVIKVANAFFKSQNGLVLLCLESEKVKPEIKYEGIDGGELFPHIYGALNIDAVVQVVAFESGEDGLFELPGELV, from the coding sequence ATGAGTATTATTTTGCACATCACGAAGCGCGATCGCTGGGAAGATGCTAAATCTACTAATGTTTATCGCGGCGATACGTTGGAATCTGAAGGGTTTATCCATTGCTCGACTTTAGAGCAAGTTATCAAAGTAGCGAATGCCTTTTTTAAGTCCCAAAACGGGTTAGTGCTACTTTGCCTTGAATCAGAGAAAGTTAAGCCTGAAATAAAATATGAGGGGATAGATGGAGGGGAGCTTTTTCCGCATATTTATGGTGCGTTGAACATAGATGCTGTGGTGCAAGTAGTTGCTTTTGAGTCTGGTGAAGATGGCTTGTTTGAATTGCCAGGTGAACTTGTGTGA
- a CDS encoding MbcA/ParS/Xre antitoxin family protein encodes MSKTKPTSLLNKSDCQPIHGEITRREQLIECLGDLLGGSDNVEIWLKSPHPVLGGRTPQSYVDEGKLEVLEYFINAIETGQPS; translated from the coding sequence ATGAGCAAAACCAAACCCACAAGCCTTCTCAATAAGTCAGACTGCCAGCCAATCCACGGCGAGATAACCAGACGCGAGCAACTGATTGAGTGTTTGGGTGATTTGCTCGGCGGCTCTGACAACGTTGAAATTTGGCTGAAGTCGCCTCATCCAGTGCTTGGGGGGCGCACACCCCAGTCTTATGTGGATGAAGGTAAGCTTGAGGTTTTGGAGTATTTCATCAACGCCATTGAAACTGGACAGCCTAGCTAA
- a CDS encoding LuxR C-terminal-related transcriptional regulator codes for MNQEEFDRYFSELKPTEQRVLEMVASGKTDLEISAYLKNKETTVRKHIENICKTLGIEQQKQGKRRSKRPELIALVAKYKPELLGNSAPAIATSADTLEAEPQLDTGAKCESDPNFVGRKEAIAHLNNLVSQGAKVIFIQAPGGVGKTTLAQQYLKTQGFDLVLDLPMAKEKENITAVESVIGEWLKQDFQEEPGREFGVMLGRLKRQLQTRKVGVLIDNLEPALDRQGKFIEPHRRYVELLRVLADPTVQSVTLITSRERVNENVDIENYSLPSLNQQAWQDFFSTRKINVDAQALEEMHKAYGGNALAMKVLCASIQRDGDMAAYWREHKVEADLLVELAVENLIKDQFNRLEEIYPEAYRLLCRLGCYRYQDVPTVPTEGLLCLLWDVPEAQCRRIIESLRNRCLVECQKEEYLLHPVIRAEAISRLRASKDWEEVNRKVADFWTESVKTVETIEDAIRAFEAYYQYVEIEDFNLAGNVITNERSNKWDNAEELGVSFYRLGLLQQMRAAINQIINNITDSYTQSRLYNILGALYWLTGDILSSIDSHIKSEEIAIIIHNKAIEVIAYLNRGLCYIDLLETQQASQCFEKVILLAENTECHRYAVQSWYCLAFLKSFLGLRQEAFYLAERSLHEILPEKLTAWGVGYRLLFLGQTYNNLEELEKSFEMYRRAIAFAEESHYTQVKAKALTGLAELYRKQTDFVTALSNHSESIELLDKIGAKCDLAEAYYQLGLTYQKMGDVEKSQTNFDKAIRLFNEMEAPKQVEKVRQAMENRR; via the coding sequence ATGAACCAAGAGGAATTTGATAGATATTTCAGCGAGCTAAAACCTACCGAGCAGCGAGTGTTGGAAATGGTTGCGTCTGGTAAGACAGATTTAGAGATCTCTGCGTACTTAAAAAATAAAGAAACAACAGTCAGAAAACATATTGAGAATATCTGCAAGACGCTTGGTATCGAACAACAGAAGCAAGGTAAACGCCGCTCAAAACGCCCTGAATTAATTGCCCTGGTTGCTAAGTACAAGCCTGAGTTGTTAGGGAATAGCGCACCCGCGATCGCAACATCAGCTGACACTCTTGAGGCAGAGCCTCAGCTGGATACGGGTGCCAAGTGTGAATCAGATCCTAATTTTGTGGGCAGGAAAGAGGCGATCGCTCACCTCAACAACCTTGTCAGTCAAGGGGCGAAAGTCATCTTTATCCAAGCACCAGGCGGCGTAGGTAAGACAACTTTGGCGCAGCAATATCTCAAAACTCAAGGGTTCGACTTGGTGCTGGATCTCCCGATGGCAAAGGAAAAGGAGAACATCACCGCCGTCGAAAGTGTGATTGGAGAATGGCTCAAACAGGATTTTCAGGAAGAACCAGGGCGCGAGTTTGGGGTAATGCTTGGGCGGCTAAAACGGCAACTTCAGACGCGCAAAGTTGGGGTATTGATTGATAACTTGGAACCTGCACTGGATAGACAAGGCAAGTTTATTGAACCCCATCGCCGCTATGTAGAACTGTTGCGAGTTTTGGCTGATCCAACAGTGCAGTCGGTGACGCTAATTACCAGCCGTGAGCGTGTGAATGAAAACGTAGATATTGAAAATTATTCACTGCCTAGTTTGAATCAGCAAGCATGGCAAGATTTTTTTAGCACTCGCAAGATTAATGTAGATGCTCAGGCTTTGGAGGAAATGCACAAAGCTTATGGAGGTAATGCCCTAGCTATGAAAGTCCTCTGCGCTTCAATTCAGAGAGATGGAGATATGGCAGCTTATTGGCGAGAACATAAAGTCGAAGCTGATTTATTGGTGGAATTAGCTGTAGAAAACCTAATTAAAGATCAGTTCAACCGCCTAGAAGAAATTTACCCCGAAGCCTATCGACTCCTCTGCCGTTTGGGATGCTATCGCTATCAGGATGTGCCGACTGTCCCCACTGAGGGACTGTTATGTTTACTGTGGGATGTGCCAGAAGCACAGTGTAGACGAATTATTGAATCGTTGCGAAATCGGTGTTTAGTGGAATGCCAAAAGGAAGAATATTTGCTGCATCCAGTAATTCGGGCAGAGGCGATAAGTAGGCTAAGGGCAAGTAAAGATTGGGAAGAAGTAAACCGTAAAGTAGCAGATTTTTGGACGGAGAGTGTTAAGACAGTTGAAACGATAGAAGATGCCATCAGAGCTTTTGAAGCTTACTATCAATATGTGGAAATTGAGGATTTTAATTTGGCTGGTAACGTCATTACTAATGAGAGAAGTAATAAATGGGACAATGCTGAAGAATTGGGGGTGTCATTCTACAGGTTGGGTCTATTACAACAAATGAGGGCTGCAATAAATCAAATAATAAATAATATTACTGATAGTTATACCCAAAGTAGACTTTATAATATTTTAGGCGCTCTTTATTGGTTAACAGGAGATATTCTATCTAGCATTGATTCTCATATAAAATCAGAAGAAATTGCAATTATTATTCACAATAAAGCTATTGAAGTAATTGCTTACTTAAATAGAGGTCTTTGCTACATAGATTTATTAGAAACTCAACAAGCATCACAATGTTTTGAAAAAGTTATATTACTTGCAGAAAACACAGAATGCCATAGATACGCAGTACAGTCCTGGTATTGCCTAGCGTTTTTAAAATCATTTTTGGGTCTTCGGCAAGAAGCATTTTACTTAGCAGAAAGGAGTCTACATGAAATTTTGCCTGAGAAGTTGACTGCATGGGGTGTAGGATATAGATTATTGTTTTTAGGTCAAACATACAACAATTTAGAAGAGCTTGAAAAGTCTTTTGAGATGTACCGCAGAGCGATCGCGTTTGCTGAAGAAAGTCATTACACCCAAGTTAAGGCTAAAGCTCTAACTGGTCTAGCAGAACTTTATCGAAAACAGACAGATTTTGTTACAGCACTTTCCAATCATTCAGAATCAATAGAACTACTGGATAAAATAGGCGCTAAATGCGATCTAGCTGAAGCTTACTATCAACTTGGTTTAACTTATCAAAAAATGGGTGATGTTGAGAAGAGTCAGACCAACTTTGATAAGGCGATTCGACTCTTTAACGAAATGGAAGCACCGAAGCAAGTTGAGAAAGTGCGACAGGCGATGGAAAATAGGCGATGA
- a CDS encoding DICT sensory domain-containing protein → MINPTSVLADLLQVLPQLRPQIYFKSSLTALSHAMEDQVLAGLDQPLVIASFQRERFYRQEAHRYHRIAERTSQVYVLAAPETNFANGWEGYETVAFEPADGLSQEWHLVVIGPSYASCLICRERPAPSSTDSEMDSVRRFEGIWTFEREVTCKAAQLLLDRISEYRPELAAKIQEAKTQFLVELPSGFHDVDPDPFVQRLVTYIQANQYKLLKAYRAIAAQEQKERLVNSISTAIRRSLNTDEILQVAVEELGQALQACRCLIYCCKATDGAATINHEYLGAPVTSVEGQTWPLKDNILFQEVVQKHERVYVPDTHTDERLSREVKKIPLARQGTRAKGKSEEARKESLRAPNSSVQALVQKFSIATWVLVPVLYQDRLLGMVELHHCSPTQNDWEEDQLELVEAIATQLGAALIQAEAYANLQDLNQQLEALDRTRSNLVAITGHELRTPLSTIQVCLESLASEPDMPQELRQVMLNSALTDAERMRKLVQDFLTLSRLESGRVEWHPEALALQECVDLALSSIRARQSEIPLPQITTQVPNELPLVKADGEWLVEVLAKLLDNACKFTNSGGTITVEAKSNGGKMLEVTVADTGRGIESNRLEAVFDRFYQEEGSLRRTVGGTGLGLAICRQIVAGWGGAIWAESGGKDRGSQFHFTLPIVSSSPEPKR, encoded by the coding sequence ATGATCAACCCTACTTCTGTGCTGGCTGACTTGCTGCAAGTCCTGCCACAACTACGGCCACAGATATATTTCAAGTCTTCCTTGACCGCACTCTCACACGCGATGGAAGACCAGGTTTTGGCTGGGTTAGACCAGCCCCTGGTCATTGCTAGCTTTCAGCGAGAGCGCTTCTACCGACAGGAAGCTCACCGCTACCATCGGATTGCCGAACGCACGTCCCAGGTATACGTGCTGGCGGCTCCGGAAACAAACTTCGCCAACGGGTGGGAGGGCTATGAGACTGTGGCTTTTGAGCCAGCAGACGGCTTGAGTCAAGAGTGGCATTTAGTGGTCATAGGCCCTAGTTATGCCAGTTGTCTGATTTGCCGGGAACGACCAGCACCCAGCAGCACCGACTCTGAGATGGACTCGGTGCGGCGATTTGAGGGAATCTGGACTTTTGAGCGGGAAGTTACTTGCAAAGCCGCCCAATTGTTACTGGATCGAATTTCGGAATACCGTCCTGAGTTAGCAGCTAAAATCCAGGAAGCGAAAACCCAGTTTTTAGTAGAACTGCCGTCAGGGTTCCACGATGTTGACCCAGACCCGTTCGTACAGCGGTTGGTGACATACATCCAAGCCAATCAGTACAAATTGCTCAAAGCTTATCGAGCGATCGCCGCCCAAGAACAAAAAGAACGTCTGGTAAACTCAATTAGCACAGCTATCAGGCGTAGCCTCAATACAGATGAAATTCTGCAAGTCGCTGTCGAAGAATTGGGGCAAGCACTCCAAGCTTGTCGCTGCCTAATATATTGCTGTAAAGCAACTGATGGCGCAGCTACAATAAACCATGAATACTTGGGAGCGCCAGTCACCTCAGTAGAAGGACAAACCTGGCCGTTAAAGGACAATATCTTATTTCAGGAAGTCGTGCAAAAGCACGAGCGAGTCTATGTTCCCGACACTCATACAGACGAGCGCCTGAGCCGCGAAGTTAAAAAAATTCCCCTTGCCAGACAGGGAACGAGAGCAAAAGGCAAAAGTGAAGAAGCACGCAAAGAATCCTTACGGGCGCCTAATTCCTCCGTACAAGCGCTAGTACAAAAATTTTCTATTGCCACTTGGGTGCTGGTTCCCGTACTCTATCAAGATCGACTGCTGGGGATGGTGGAGTTGCACCACTGTAGCCCAACCCAAAACGATTGGGAAGAAGACCAACTGGAATTAGTCGAAGCGATCGCAACCCAACTAGGTGCAGCCCTAATTCAAGCCGAAGCCTACGCCAACCTGCAAGACCTAAATCAGCAACTAGAAGCCCTCGACCGCACCCGTAGCAACTTAGTCGCCATCACGGGTCACGAACTACGCACGCCCCTATCCACCATCCAAGTCTGCCTGGAAAGCCTCGCTAGCGAACCAGATATGCCCCAAGAGTTGCGGCAGGTAATGCTAAACTCTGCGCTTACAGATGCCGAACGCATGCGTAAACTCGTGCAAGACTTCCTCACCCTTTCCCGCCTGGAAAGCGGTCGCGTGGAATGGCATCCAGAAGCCCTCGCCCTGCAAGAGTGCGTAGACCTAGCCCTCAGCAGCATCCGCGCCCGCCAGTCCGAGATTCCACTGCCCCAAATTACTACCCAAGTGCCAAATGAATTGCCTTTGGTAAAGGCAGATGGCGAGTGGCTGGTAGAAGTTCTTGCCAAATTGCTAGACAACGCTTGCAAATTTACCAACTCTGGCGGAACCATAACTGTTGAGGCTAAAAGCAACGGCGGCAAGATGTTAGAAGTGACTGTAGCCGATACTGGTCGTGGCATTGAATCCAACCGCCTTGAGGCTGTGTTTGACCGTTTCTATCAGGAAGAAGGATCCCTGCGGCGTACAGTCGGCGGTACTGGTTTAGGGCTGGCTATTTGCCGCCAGATTGTCGCTGGTTGGGGTGGCGCGATTTGGGCTGAATCTGGTGGCAAAGATCGGGGCAGCCAGTTTCACTTTACTCTGCCAATAGTGTCGAGTAGTCCAGAGCCAAAGCGTTAA
- a CDS encoding PhzF family phenazine biosynthesis protein, whose amino-acid sequence MDFYIVDVFAVEKYTGNQLAVFTGIGDISGEQMQRIAKEMNYSETTFVVSENMRDRGYDVRIFTPEQELPFAGHPTLGTAYVLQQAIIKQAVETIILNLKVGQIPVTLHYAEGAVEWLWMQQKTPVFGSLLAADSLAQILNLGQDEIDSRFPIQEVSTGVPFIIVPLKTHSALKRIKVNKDKYFDLVNTTEAKAILVFCPETYNSENDLSVRMFADYLGVPEDPATGSANGCLAGYLVQYAYFGEEVVDVRVEQGYEIGRPSLLLLKAQKKAGVIEVSVGGKVVMVAKGEFV is encoded by the coding sequence ATGGATTTTTATATTGTAGATGTGTTTGCTGTTGAGAAATATACGGGCAATCAGTTGGCTGTGTTTACGGGAATAGGTGACATTTCAGGGGAGCAGATGCAACGCATTGCGAAGGAGATGAATTATTCAGAAACAACCTTTGTAGTGTCGGAAAATATGCGCGATCGCGGTTATGACGTGCGGATATTTACCCCTGAACAAGAATTGCCATTTGCGGGACACCCAACTTTAGGGACGGCATATGTTTTGCAACAGGCAATTATTAAGCAAGCAGTTGAGACGATTATCTTGAATTTGAAAGTTGGGCAAATTCCTGTAACGCTGCATTATGCAGAAGGGGCAGTAGAATGGTTGTGGATGCAGCAAAAAACACCTGTTTTTGGTTCACTCTTGGCAGCAGATTCGCTTGCTCAAATTTTGAATTTAGGACAGGATGAGATAGATTCTAGGTTTCCAATTCAAGAAGTTTCCACAGGAGTGCCGTTTATTATCGTTCCATTGAAGACGCACTCTGCGCTGAAGCGAATTAAGGTAAATAAAGACAAATATTTTGATTTAGTTAATACAACTGAAGCTAAAGCTATCTTGGTATTTTGTCCTGAAACGTACAATTCAGAAAACGATTTGAGCGTGAGGATGTTTGCGGATTATTTGGGAGTACCGGAAGATCCAGCAACGGGTAGCGCGAATGGTTGTTTGGCTGGGTATCTAGTACAGTATGCGTATTTTGGGGAAGAAGTGGTTGATGTAAGAGTTGAGCAGGGATATGAGATTGGCAGACCTTCTTTGCTGTTGTTGAAAGCGCAGAAAAAGGCTGGAGTAATTGAAGTGTCTGTGGGGGGTAAGGTGGTAATGGTGGCTAAGGGAGAATTTGTTTAA
- a CDS encoding M28 family peptidase → MDLKEQLHEHLTHIVRDRDPYLSTSGHFYVKQYIREQFQQWGTVETHEFIIRGQTHQNLILNLPPINSPLAKGGQGGSPPILIGAHYDGVPGTPGADDNGTGVAALLELARIFAAEPIKYPVRLVAFDMEEYGLLGSEAYANELHQKQQQLRLMISLEMLGYCDRTPNSQRYPAKLEYFYPNRGDFIALIGNLTTIPDLINLSRNIRKDGTPCEWLPVPNRGLIVRQTRLSDHAPFWDKGYKAMMVTDTAFMRNPHYHKASDRIETLDLDFLTGVCRGLAAGIRRL, encoded by the coding sequence GTGGATTTAAAAGAGCAACTACACGAACACCTAACTCATATAGTGCGCGATCGCGACCCCTATCTCTCCACAAGCGGGCATTTCTACGTTAAGCAATACATCCGCGAACAATTTCAACAATGGGGAACTGTAGAAACCCATGAATTCATAATTCGCGGTCAAACTCATCAGAATCTCATCCTAAATTTACCCCCTATAAACTCCCCCCTTGCTAAGGGGGGACAGGGGGGATCTCCACCTATTTTAATAGGCGCACATTATGACGGTGTACCTGGAACGCCTGGTGCTGATGATAATGGCACTGGCGTCGCTGCGCTATTAGAATTGGCGAGAATATTTGCAGCAGAACCTATAAAATACCCAGTTCGATTAGTTGCTTTTGATATGGAAGAATATGGGTTATTGGGTAGCGAAGCATATGCAAATGAATTGCACCAAAAACAGCAACAATTACGTTTAATGATATCTTTAGAAATGCTGGGATATTGCGATCGCACCCCTAATTCCCAGCGCTACCCAGCTAAGTTAGAATACTTTTACCCAAATCGCGGCGATTTTATTGCTCTCATCGGCAATTTAACTACAATTCCCGACCTAATTAACCTCAGTCGTAATATTCGCAAAGATGGAACCCCCTGTGAGTGGTTGCCCGTGCCCAATAGAGGTTTAATTGTTCGCCAAACTAGACTTAGCGACCACGCGCCATTTTGGGATAAAGGTTATAAAGCGATGATGGTAACGGATACCGCTTTTATGCGGAATCCGCACTATCATAAGGCCAGCGATCGCATCGAAACTCTCGATTTAGACTTTCTTACTGGTGTCTGTCGCGGTTTGGCTGCTGGTATCCGCCGTCTTTAA
- a CDS encoding RES family NAD+ phosphorylase → MVFRLLHIKYQNTALSSIGSLRAGGRYNVAQVFSALYTSDTPITALRELKVLVETATGLIACKAPPYILLSIEYSLQTILDLTNPDNQNVLGTNVQELTGQWLPINLQGQPAPTQELATAAYNSQTIEALKVPSALAPNAYNVVIFPDKLSSGSFLKVYDDSGSITAKLP, encoded by the coding sequence GTGGTTTTTCGTCTGCTCCATATTAAATATCAGAACACTGCCTTGTCTTCGATTGGTTCTCTCAGAGCGGGTGGCAGGTACAATGTGGCTCAGGTATTTTCAGCGCTCTACACCTCTGATACTCCTATTACTGCACTTCGAGAGCTTAAAGTCCTAGTTGAAACAGCAACTGGGCTTATTGCCTGCAAGGCACCACCCTACATCCTACTTTCTATCGAGTACAGCCTTCAGACAATCCTTGACCTGACTAACCCTGACAACCAAAATGTCTTAGGGACAAATGTGCAGGAACTTACTGGACAATGGTTGCCCATTAATCTCCAAGGCCAGCCTGCTCCAACCCAAGAACTTGCAACTGCTGCCTACAACTCCCAAACCATTGAAGCTTTAAAGGTTCCATCAGCCCTTGCTCCTAACGCTTATAACGTTGTCATATTCCCAGACAAGCTCTCCTCTGGTAGCTTTTTGAAAGTTTACGATGACTCCGGCAGCATTACGGCAAAACTGCCTTGA